In bacterium, a single genomic region encodes these proteins:
- a CDS encoding S41 family peptidase: protein MTAWIRRRQWMVLILAVVLAVGSMGVVRPAEAADGLLVVAALRVLQRDYVDPVDPVVALNVAIDILRQGTHLDAAALPDIPVGTALAKAESGFVAEFRQAAGSGAVPATPLAYAATQAMLMSLHDSHTYFLPPQQFQEGRQQLIGDPGITGIGVRISSRKDDSGTAWIFVEDVLPGSPAERAGLKRFDRIVQAGSTPLKNVAAEEASTAIRGAIGSTVDLVLQRGDQVVKTSVVRAPIPSIPAYATFISPGIAYARLFLFSAGSGGVLGGALEALAAQGPVRSIILDLRGDPGGLVSEAARVGGLFLPPRTDLARIAEHGSGPSVLRTLGAPSFPETPLVVLVDQGSASASELLAAALKEHGRATIIGEKTAGALGAAIEVALPEGGMSVTVARITTPGGAEVENVGVSPDAVATLTVADMERGEDPQLQAALRTASAEALKHAP from the coding sequence ATGACGGCGTGGATACGGCGCAGGCAGTGGATGGTTCTGATCCTCGCGGTCGTCCTGGCCGTCGGTTCCATGGGGGTCGTCCGTCCTGCCGAGGCGGCCGACGGGTTGCTCGTCGTGGCCGCCCTCCGGGTGCTCCAGCGGGACTATGTCGATCCTGTGGACCCGGTGGTGGCTTTGAATGTCGCGATCGATATCCTGCGGCAGGGGACCCACCTGGACGCCGCCGCGCTCCCGGATATCCCGGTCGGTACGGCGCTGGCGAAGGCAGAGTCCGGGTTTGTGGCGGAGTTCCGGCAGGCGGCGGGGTCGGGGGCGGTGCCGGCGACGCCGCTGGCCTACGCGGCGACCCAGGCGATGCTTATGTCGCTGCACGACAGCCACACGTATTTCCTCCCCCCGCAGCAGTTCCAGGAGGGCCGTCAGCAATTGATTGGGGACCCGGGGATTACGGGGATCGGCGTCCGCATCTCGTCTCGAAAGGACGACAGCGGGACGGCGTGGATCTTCGTGGAGGATGTGCTGCCCGGGTCGCCGGCGGAGCGAGCGGGCCTCAAGCGGTTCGACCGAATCGTGCAAGCGGGAAGCACCCCCCTCAAGAACGTGGCCGCCGAGGAGGCGAGCACCGCGATTCGTGGCGCGATCGGCTCGACCGTGGATCTGGTGCTGCAGCGGGGAGATCAGGTGGTGAAGACCTCGGTGGTGCGCGCCCCGATCCCATCGATCCCCGCCTACGCGACGTTCATCTCGCCGGGGATCGCCTACGCGCGGCTGTTCCTCTTCTCCGCCGGATCCGGCGGGGTGCTGGGCGGGGCGTTGGAAGCCCTGGCCGCGCAGGGGCCGGTGCGGTCCATCATTCTCGATCTGCGGGGGGATCCCGGCGGGCTCGTCAGCGAAGCGGCGCGCGTGGGCGGACTGTTCCTGCCGCCCCGGACGGATCTGGCCCGCATCGCTGAACACGGCAGCGGCCCGAGCGTGCTTCGGACCCTGGGCGCTCCGTCGTTTCCCGAGACCCCGTTGGTCGTGCTGGTCGACCAGGGGAGTGCGTCCGCATCCGAGTTGTTGGCAGCGGCGCTGAAAGAGCACGGGCGGGCCACGATTATCGGCGAAAAGACGGCGGGGGCGTTGGGCGCGGCGATCGAGGTGGCGCTCCCCGAAGGGGGGATGTCCGTGACGGTCGCCCGGATCACCACCCCAGGCGGCGCGGAGGTCGAAAACGTCGGGGTCAGCCCCGACGCGGTGGCCACACTGACCGTTGCAGATATGGAGCGCGGCGAGGACCCGCAGCTGCAGGCGGCGCTGCGGACGGCAAGCGCCGAAGCCCTAAAACACGCCCCGTAA
- a CDS encoding tetratricopeptide repeat protein, translating into MSEKVLALLENQGQGELARGEYNSARDAFGELAELATACRSEVMKARAELGLGETELGAGRHCEARPYFDNALKAGRMTKDPLTECRALYGLGLVEYHQSDFLQAVTLHEEALVVLTRLREPETLLEGEIHLYLGTALMRLGRMEEAVWAFTRARDLFSEPAQPQWAGQVLTALGEISAKNGDWKGALELYERALVLFRQCDEGSAAAHVRSDLGLLLLERGRPQEALEHFGAALTIRERLKDRAGECRVLTELARCYFVCGDLVRAEEYANRASVSSREIGQPEAETRARIVLGMVAADAGNIEEAEREILAAQQQSRMLGMIPDLVATCCELGWLAKWRGRYKEAEANYEQAYEALKAVKPNDTVAVLHLADLAGLRAKFARAQDERHHSPQGG; encoded by the coding sequence GTGTCGGAGAAGGTCCTGGCTCTACTTGAGAACCAAGGGCAAGGTGAGCTCGCCCGGGGTGAGTACAACTCTGCGCGTGATGCATTCGGCGAGCTCGCCGAGTTGGCAACGGCGTGCCGGAGTGAAGTGATGAAGGCACGGGCGGAACTGGGGCTTGGGGAGACCGAGCTTGGCGCAGGACGGCATTGCGAAGCGCGCCCGTACTTCGACAACGCGCTCAAAGCAGGACGAATGACAAAGGATCCTCTGACTGAGTGCCGGGCGCTGTATGGGCTAGGCCTGGTGGAATATCACCAAAGCGACTTCTTGCAGGCGGTGACGCTGCACGAGGAAGCATTGGTGGTGCTGACCAGGTTGCGCGAGCCTGAGACGTTGCTGGAGGGCGAAATCCACCTATATCTCGGTACCGCACTCATGCGTCTCGGGCGCATGGAGGAGGCAGTATGGGCATTCACGCGAGCGCGTGATCTGTTCAGCGAACCGGCGCAGCCCCAATGGGCTGGACAGGTGCTAACGGCTTTGGGCGAGATCTCCGCGAAGAATGGTGATTGGAAAGGTGCGTTGGAGTTGTACGAGCGTGCACTAGTGCTCTTTCGGCAGTGCGATGAAGGTAGCGCGGCAGCGCACGTACGAAGTGACCTGGGCCTCCTGCTCCTCGAAAGAGGTCGCCCGCAAGAGGCACTGGAACACTTCGGAGCAGCCCTCACCATTAGGGAACGGCTTAAGGACAGAGCGGGCGAGTGCCGGGTTTTGACCGAGCTAGCGCGGTGCTACTTCGTCTGCGGGGATTTGGTGCGAGCCGAGGAATACGCAAACCGGGCGAGCGTTAGCAGTCGGGAGATCGGTCAGCCGGAAGCAGAAACTCGGGCGCGGATCGTCCTCGGGATGGTCGCAGCAGATGCGGGAAACATTGAGGAGGCGGAAAGGGAGATTCTGGCTGCCCAACAGCAGTCTCGCATGTTGGGAATGATCCCAGACCTCGTGGCAACCTGCTGCGAGCTTGGGTGGCTGGCAAAATGGCGAGGAAGATATAAGGAGGCCGAGGCGAACTATGAACAAGCCTACGAAGCACTTAAGGCGGTAAAGCCAAACGACACCGTTGCCGTGCTCCATTTGGCCGATCTAGCAGGCCTCCGGGCCAAGTTTGCCCGAGCACAAGATGAAAGGCACCATTCCCCGCAAGGCGGATAA
- a CDS encoding glycosyltransferase family 2 protein has protein sequence MLVYVAFLVVMLALIGALLHPFLTFLYFIHPRTPDWLVFLDRAKIFIADFFFWGIFSLLAISVVIITKSRLMRKAQVLNHNHRCGQPIDAWAESGSTQVVVAMTAYDDAPSIGDAVRDFKVRPEVEKVIVIDNNSRDRTSAQAEAAGASVVEETRQGYGYACIRGLEEALKVPGVEVIVLTEGDGTFSAADLQKFLAYINQADMVIGTRVVPGLAEQDSQMDHFFIWGNVVISTLLRLRFWNSQFLGAARLSDVGCTFRVIRRGALERILPDLVVGGSHFSLHMMLIALARKLAIIEIPITFRRRVGQSKGASRSILQGLIVGFAMIWHIMTYITPGPARLSSSSEEAPEPEMASRPS, from the coding sequence ATGTTGGTTTATGTAGCCTTCCTTGTAGTCATGCTGGCGCTAATTGGGGCACTCTTGCATCCCTTTTTGACGTTCCTATACTTCATCCATCCCCGCACTCCCGATTGGCTAGTATTCTTGGATCGTGCAAAGATTTTCATTGCAGACTTCTTTTTCTGGGGTATTTTTAGTTTGCTGGCCATTAGTGTCGTTATAATTACAAAGTCGCGATTGATGAGAAAAGCTCAAGTCCTAAATCATAACCATCGGTGCGGGCAACCAATCGACGCTTGGGCCGAATCCGGTTCAACCCAAGTCGTAGTGGCGATGACTGCGTACGATGATGCACCATCCATTGGTGACGCAGTCCGAGATTTCAAAGTTCGTCCCGAGGTGGAAAAAGTTATAGTAATTGACAATAATAGCCGTGATAGAACGTCAGCCCAGGCCGAGGCTGCGGGCGCAAGCGTTGTCGAAGAGACCCGCCAAGGATATGGCTATGCCTGTATTAGGGGGCTTGAAGAAGCTCTAAAAGTCCCAGGTGTTGAGGTCATTGTCCTGACCGAGGGGGACGGGACCTTTTCAGCCGCCGATTTGCAGAAGTTTTTAGCTTATATCAATCAAGCAGACATGGTCATAGGGACCAGGGTTGTCCCTGGTTTGGCGGAGCAAGATTCTCAGATGGATCATTTCTTCATTTGGGGGAATGTTGTCATTAGTACCTTGTTGCGCCTCAGATTCTGGAACTCGCAGTTCCTGGGAGCGGCTCGCCTAAGCGACGTGGGTTGTACCTTCAGAGTGATCCGCCGGGGGGCACTCGAGCGGATTCTTCCCGATCTCGTTGTTGGAGGAAGTCATTTCTCGCTTCATATGATGCTCATTGCACTGGCTAGAAAGCTTGCTATCATCGAGATTCCAATTACTTTCCGCCGCCGAGTGGGACAGTCTAAGGGAGCAAGCCGTAGCATATTGCAGGGATTAATAGTAGGGTTCGCTATGATCTGGCACATTATGACATATATAACTCCGGGGCCCGCGCGTCTATCAAGTTCATCCGAAGAGGCACCTGAGCCAGAAATGGCGAGCAGGCCAAGTTGA
- the speB gene encoding agmatinase, with protein sequence MTAADLPSATQVPRFSGIRTFMRLPYSPAPEASAADVAIVGIPFDTGASFRSGARFGPSAIRDISVLLRPSNQFHGINALERLRVVDGGDVATVPGEILRTYQSIDDRWSEFAKGGLVPIGLGGDHSVTLGELRGMVRRRGAPVALVQFDSHSDTWDNYWGVRYTHGTPFRRACEEGLLDTAHSIQVGLRGSEYAPGDLDETRGLGFQVVLMQDLLSMSPADVARAIRERVAGRPAFLSFDIDFFDPSFAPGTGTPEAGGPTSIFGLHTVRQLTGIPFVGFDVVEVLPAHDPSAITALLAATLVFEFLALIAVGRAGA encoded by the coding sequence ATGACGGCCGCGGATCTGCCCAGTGCGACCCAGGTGCCGCGATTTTCCGGGATCCGAACCTTCATGCGCTTGCCGTACTCGCCCGCCCCGGAAGCTTCCGCGGCGGATGTCGCCATTGTCGGCATCCCATTTGACACCGGCGCGAGCTTCAGGAGCGGCGCGCGGTTTGGGCCGTCGGCGATCCGGGACATCTCGGTCCTGCTCCGGCCGTCGAACCAGTTCCACGGGATCAACGCCCTGGAGCGCCTCCGCGTGGTCGACGGCGGTGACGTTGCGACCGTTCCGGGCGAGATTCTGCGGACCTATCAAAGCATCGACGACCGCTGGTCGGAGTTCGCCAAGGGCGGCCTCGTGCCGATCGGCCTCGGCGGCGACCACTCCGTCACGCTCGGCGAGCTCCGCGGGATGGTGCGGCGGCGGGGGGCGCCCGTGGCGCTCGTCCAATTCGACTCGCACTCCGACACCTGGGACAATTACTGGGGCGTCCGCTACACCCACGGCACGCCGTTCCGGCGGGCGTGCGAAGAGGGGCTGCTGGACACGGCGCATTCGATCCAGGTGGGGCTGCGCGGCAGCGAGTACGCCCCCGGCGATCTGGACGAGACCCGCGGGCTCGGCTTTCAGGTGGTGCTTATGCAGGATCTGCTCTCGATGTCGCCGGCCGATGTCGCCCGAGCGATCCGCGAGCGCGTGGCCGGCCGTCCGGCCTTCTTGAGCTTTGACATCGACTTCTTCGATCCGTCGTTCGCTCCCGGCACCGGGACGCCGGAGGCCGGCGGCCCCACCAGCATCTTCGGGCTTCACACCGTCCGGCAGCTCACCGGCATCCCCTTCGTCGGATTTGATGTGGTGGAAGTGCTGCCCGCGCACGACCCCTCCGCCATCACGGCGCTCCTGGCGGCGACTCTCGTCTTCGAATTTCTCGCCCTGATTGCCGTCGGCCGGGCCGGCGCGTGA